A genomic window from Quercus lobata isolate SW786 chromosome 10, ValleyOak3.0 Primary Assembly, whole genome shotgun sequence includes:
- the LOC115963342 gene encoding protein NOI4-like: protein MAQDKVQQLPKFGEWDVNNPASAEGFTVIFNNARDEKKTSAGTENLVTPRRSNPVYKNDSYPQYPQKKKWFCCG, encoded by the exons ATGGCG CAGGATAAAGTTCAGCAGCTGCCCAAATTTGGAGAGTGGGATGTAAACAATCCTGCCTCAGCAGAAGGATTCACTGTCATATTTAACAATGCTAGAGATGAGAAGAAGACCAGTGCTGGCACTGAGAACCTTGTGACCCCACGAAGAAGTAATCCTGTGTATAAGAATGACAGCTATCCTCAGTACCCTCAAAAG AAGAAGTGGTTTTGCTGTGGTTGA